A stretch of the Deltaproteobacteria bacterium genome encodes the following:
- a CDS encoding enoyl-CoA hydratase/isomerase family protein, whose translation MAYGYKRISVKLEGGVAFATMSNPPINIISMELAGELGQFALEVAKDDAVRAVVLRSDDPDFWLAHFDVAAIIDFPTGGVAPLNREVNDNFYHAMCETYRTMPKATIAEINGRVGGGGSELAMSCDMRFGALGKTIINQPEVALGILPGGTGTQRMPRLIGRGRALEVILGCDDLDAATAERWGYLNRALAPAELRPFVTKLAKRIASFPAPAIAAAKRATLASDASWERGLIEESHLFQVLLRTPEAPVAMKKFMASGGQTREGENRLGELCTKLGS comes from the coding sequence ATGGCTTACGGCTACAAGCGCATCTCGGTGAAGCTCGAAGGCGGCGTCGCGTTCGCGACGATGAGCAACCCGCCGATCAACATCATCTCGATGGAGCTTGCGGGCGAGCTCGGGCAGTTCGCGCTGGAAGTCGCGAAGGACGACGCGGTGCGCGCGGTCGTACTGCGCAGCGACGACCCCGACTTCTGGCTCGCTCACTTCGACGTCGCGGCGATCATCGACTTTCCGACGGGCGGCGTGGCGCCGCTGAACCGCGAGGTGAACGACAACTTCTATCACGCGATGTGCGAGACGTACCGCACGATGCCGAAGGCGACGATCGCCGAGATCAACGGGCGCGTGGGCGGCGGCGGCAGCGAGCTCGCGATGTCGTGCGACATGCGCTTCGGCGCGCTCGGCAAGACGATCATCAACCAGCCGGAAGTCGCGCTCGGCATTCTCCCCGGCGGCACCGGCACGCAGCGCATGCCGCGATTGATCGGCCGTGGGCGCGCGCTCGAAGTGATTCTCGGCTGCGACGATCTCGACGCAGCGACCGCCGAGCGCTGGGGCTACTTGAATCGCGCGCTCGCGCCTGCGGAGCTGCGGCCATTCGTGACGAAGCTCGCGAAGCGCATCGCGAGCTTCCCGGCGCCGGCGATCGCCGCCGCGAAGCGCGCGACGCTCGCGTCCGACGCGAGCTGGGAGCGCGGGCTGATCGAGGAGAGCCACCTGTTCCAGGTGTTGTTACGGACGCCGGAGGCGCCGGTGGCGATGAAGAAGTTCATGGCGAGCGGCGGGCAGACGCGCGAGGGAGAGAATCGGCTCGGAGAGCTTTGTACGAAGCTCGGTTCGTGA